The genomic interval TACAGACTTGACCGTTTCACACGAAATCAGAATTCGTTTTAACGAAACAGATCCGCTTGGAATTGTTTGGCATGGAAACTATATCACTTATTTCGAAGATGGACGTGAAGCTTTTGGTCGCCAACACGGACTTACCTATTTGGATATTGCCGCGACTGGTTACACAACACCAATTGTAAAATCGACTTGCGAACATAAATTGTCTTTGCGTTACGGTGATGTGGTAACAATTGAAACAACGGTTGTAGACACACCAGCAGCAAAAATGATTTATCGTTTTAAAATTATTGACGATAAAGGTGAAGTTGCCTGCACGGGAGAAACAACTCAGGTTTTTTTAGATAAAGAAGGAAATTTAATGCTGACGAATCCACCTTTTTATGAAGAATGGAAAAGGAAAGTTGGATTGTTAAAGTAAAAATTATATGGACTTTTTTAAAACTCGATTCAATTACATAATTCTTGTTTCAAGATTTATCTTCTCTATATTTTTTGCAGGATTATCTTTCGCAATGATTTATATTTTAATTGAAAATTTAAAATCAAAAGGTTTTTCAACTGAAGTTGTATTTGCAATAATATTCAGTATGATAATGATATACCTTGCTTATCATTTTATCGTTCTTATTATTAAGCAATCAAATAATTTTATAATTGATGAAGGAAATATATACATAGTTTCTATCTTATCTGGAAAAAAGGAATTATTAAAAAAAACTGATATTAAAGGTTTTAGTACATCAGAATATCCATTAAAAATTTGGACATTTAAATCTATAATATTGTATTTACAAAATGGCAAAAAAATAGAATTCCCTCAATTTTTGTATTTCAATTTTAATGAAATTGAAAATCTGTTTATTGAAAATTCAATACGAAATTTTGGTCATGAAAAGCATAAATGGAAATCTATTACTTCTCGACATTATGAATTTGAATAGTGCTTCTAATAGAAAAATGATAAAATGTTAAAAGAAATATACATTACAGAAACAAATTGCATCACGCCTTTAGGTTTTGATGTCGAATCAAATGTTGAAGCGATTCTTCGTGGAGATTCTGGCATTCAGCTTCACAATGACATTTCTTTAATGCCAAATTCATTTTATGCTTCCATTATTTCAAATGAAAAAATAAACAGTGCTTTTGCAAAAATCAGCACTGAAACAAAATATTCCCGTTTAGAGAAAATGATGATTTTGGCTTTAGAGCCGATTATCAAAAATTCAGAAGTTGAATTAAATTCAAAAACCGCTTTTATACTTTCTACCACAAAAGGGAATGTTACGGCTTTAGCAAATGATTCTGAAGAAAGTTTTAACAACGCACATTTAGATGTTTTAGCCAAAAACGTTGCCGATTTCTTCAAATTTCAAACACAACCAATTGTGGTTTCAAATGCTTGTGTTTCTGGAATTTTAGCAGTTTCAATTGCCAAAAGAATGATTCAGTCTGAACTTTACGATCATGCTTTTGTTGTTGCTGGCGATGAAGTTTCAGAATTTGTTTTGTCTGGTTTTAATGCTTTTCAGGCAATGAGTGATCTGCCTTGTAAACCGTATTCTAAAAACAGAACTGGAGTAAGTTTGGGCGAAGCAACAGCCGCTGTTTTAGTTTCGGCGGAAGCCAAAAACGCCAAAATAAAAGTGATTGGCGATAGTTCAATCAACGATGCAAATCATATTTCTGGTCCGTCAAGAACAGGTGAAGGTTTGTTTAGAAGTATTCAAAATGCATTAAAAGAGGCACAAATTGAAGCGGATAAATTAGATTATATTTCAGCGCACGGAACTGCAACTCCTTATAACGATGAAATGGAAGCCATTGCTTTAAATCGTTTGGGTTTACAAAATGTTCCTATTAATAGTTTAAAAGGATTTTACGGTCATACATT from Flavobacterium sp. YJ01 carries:
- a CDS encoding acyl-CoA thioesterase, whose protein sequence is MIKRKEQFNEATDLTVSHEIRIRFNETDPLGIVWHGNYITYFEDGREAFGRQHGLTYLDIAATGYTTPIVKSTCEHKLSLRYGDVVTIETTVVDTPAAKMIYRFKIIDDKGEVACTGETTQVFLDKEGNLMLTNPPFYEEWKRKVGLLK
- a CDS encoding beta-ketoacyl synthase N-terminal-like domain-containing protein — protein: MLKEIYITETNCITPLGFDVESNVEAILRGDSGIQLHNDISLMPNSFYASIISNEKINSAFAKISTETKYSRLEKMMILALEPIIKNSEVELNSKTAFILSTTKGNVTALANDSEESFNNAHLDVLAKNVADFFKFQTQPIVVSNACVSGILAVSIAKRMIQSELYDHAFVVAGDEVSEFVLSGFNAFQAMSDLPCKPYSKNRTGVSLGEATAAVLVSAEAKNAKIKVIGDSSINDANHISGPSRTGEGLFRSIQNALKEAQIEADKLDYISAHGTATPYNDEMEAIALNRLGLQNVPINSLKGFYGHTLGASGLLETVIVIESANRNMLFESKGFDESGVSESINVIEKNEEKDIDYFLKTASGFGGCNTAVVFEKIK